In Aphelocoma coerulescens isolate FSJ_1873_10779 chromosome 13, UR_Acoe_1.0, whole genome shotgun sequence, the following are encoded in one genomic region:
- the REEP2 gene encoding receptor expression-enhancing protein 2 isoform X3 yields MVSWIISRLVVLIFGTLYPAYSSYKAVKTKNVKEYVKWMMYWIVFAFFTTAETLTDIVLSWFPFYFELKIAFVIWLLSPYTKGSSVLYRKFVHPTLSNKEKEIDEYITQACDKSYETMMRVGKRGLNLAANAAVTAAAKGQGVLSEKLRSFSMQDLTLIRDEDTVHMRSRDPQLHPSGASLLETIEDSASCYSSGEESSVAHRSNGTPSDTRTDPSDEDAGDKLPKRTQSLKTPKKVVKAELPVRSVKARPKKKAAGSLASGESS; encoded by the exons ATGGTCTCCTGGATAATCTCTCGCCTCGTGGT GCTGATCTTCGGCACCCTCTACCCGGCGTACTCCTCCTACAAGGCCGTGAAGACGAAAAACGTAAAGGAATAT GTGAAGTGGATGATGTACTGGATTGTGTTTGCCTTTTTCACCACTGCAGAAACACTCACAGACATTGTTCTTTCTTG gtttcctttttatttcgaGCTGAAAATCGCATTTGTGATTTGGCTGCTCTCCCCTTACACCAAGGGCTCCAGTGTCCTCTACAGGAAGTTTGTGCACCCAACGCTCTCCAATAAGGAGAAG GAAATTGATGAATACATTACTCAGGCTTGTGACAAGAGCTATGAAACCATGATGCGAGTTGGCAAGAGAGGGTTAAACCTTGCTGCCAATGCAGCAGTTACTGCAGCTGCAAAG GGCCAGGGAGTTTTGTCTGAGAAGCTTCGAAGTTTCAGCATGCAGGATCTCACTCTGATCCGAGATGAAGATACTGTGCATATGCGGAGCCGTGATCCTCAGCTGCACCCCTCTGGTGCGAGTCTTCTGGAAACCATTGAAGACTCAG CTTCCTGTTACTCCTCAGGAGAGGAGAGCAGTGTGGCACATCGGTCTAACGGAACCCCATCAGATACTAGAACAGACCCATCAGATGAAGATGCAGGAGACAAACTTCCTAAACGTACCCAGAGTCTCAAAACTCCTAAAAAGGTGGTGAAAGCTGAG
- the REEP2 gene encoding receptor expression-enhancing protein 2 isoform X1, with protein MVSWIISRLVVLIFGTLYPAYSSYKAVKTKNVKEYVKWMMYWIVFAFFTTAETLTDIVLSWAERCPVYGVFMAMDERLNDTRRRFPFYFELKIAFVIWLLSPYTKGSSVLYRKFVHPTLSNKEKEIDEYITQACDKSYETMMRVGKRGLNLAANAAVTAAAKGQGVLSEKLRSFSMQDLTLIRDEDTVHMRSRDPQLHPSGASLLETIEDSASCYSSGEESSVAHRSNGTPSDTRTDPSDEDAGDKLPKRTQSLKTPKKVVKAELPVRSVKARPKKKAAGSLASGESS; from the exons ATGGTCTCCTGGATAATCTCTCGCCTCGTGGT GCTGATCTTCGGCACCCTCTACCCGGCGTACTCCTCCTACAAGGCCGTGAAGACGAAAAACGTAAAGGAATAT GTGAAGTGGATGATGTACTGGATTGTGTTTGCCTTTTTCACCACTGCAGAAACACTCACAGACATTGTTCTTTCTTG GGCTGAGAGATGCCCTGTTTATGGAGTTTTCATGGCTATGGATGAAAGACTAAATGATACTCGAAGAAG gtttcctttttatttcgaGCTGAAAATCGCATTTGTGATTTGGCTGCTCTCCCCTTACACCAAGGGCTCCAGTGTCCTCTACAGGAAGTTTGTGCACCCAACGCTCTCCAATAAGGAGAAG GAAATTGATGAATACATTACTCAGGCTTGTGACAAGAGCTATGAAACCATGATGCGAGTTGGCAAGAGAGGGTTAAACCTTGCTGCCAATGCAGCAGTTACTGCAGCTGCAAAG GGCCAGGGAGTTTTGTCTGAGAAGCTTCGAAGTTTCAGCATGCAGGATCTCACTCTGATCCGAGATGAAGATACTGTGCATATGCGGAGCCGTGATCCTCAGCTGCACCCCTCTGGTGCGAGTCTTCTGGAAACCATTGAAGACTCAG CTTCCTGTTACTCCTCAGGAGAGGAGAGCAGTGTGGCACATCGGTCTAACGGAACCCCATCAGATACTAGAACAGACCCATCAGATGAAGATGCAGGAGACAAACTTCCTAAACGTACCCAGAGTCTCAAAACTCCTAAAAAGGTGGTGAAAGCTGAG
- the REEP2 gene encoding receptor expression-enhancing protein 2 isoform X2: MSSTDLNTDSCGIPLVKWMMYWIVFAFFTTAETLTDIVLSWAERCPVYGVFMAMDERLNDTRRRFPFYFELKIAFVIWLLSPYTKGSSVLYRKFVHPTLSNKEKEIDEYITQACDKSYETMMRVGKRGLNLAANAAVTAAAKGQGVLSEKLRSFSMQDLTLIRDEDTVHMRSRDPQLHPSGASLLETIEDSASCYSSGEESSVAHRSNGTPSDTRTDPSDEDAGDKLPKRTQSLKTPKKVVKAELPVRSVKARPKKKAAGSLASGESS, translated from the exons ATGAGCAGCACAGATCTCAACACTGATTCCTGTGGGATTCCACTG GTGAAGTGGATGATGTACTGGATTGTGTTTGCCTTTTTCACCACTGCAGAAACACTCACAGACATTGTTCTTTCTTG GGCTGAGAGATGCCCTGTTTATGGAGTTTTCATGGCTATGGATGAAAGACTAAATGATACTCGAAGAAG gtttcctttttatttcgaGCTGAAAATCGCATTTGTGATTTGGCTGCTCTCCCCTTACACCAAGGGCTCCAGTGTCCTCTACAGGAAGTTTGTGCACCCAACGCTCTCCAATAAGGAGAAG GAAATTGATGAATACATTACTCAGGCTTGTGACAAGAGCTATGAAACCATGATGCGAGTTGGCAAGAGAGGGTTAAACCTTGCTGCCAATGCAGCAGTTACTGCAGCTGCAAAG GGCCAGGGAGTTTTGTCTGAGAAGCTTCGAAGTTTCAGCATGCAGGATCTCACTCTGATCCGAGATGAAGATACTGTGCATATGCGGAGCCGTGATCCTCAGCTGCACCCCTCTGGTGCGAGTCTTCTGGAAACCATTGAAGACTCAG CTTCCTGTTACTCCTCAGGAGAGGAGAGCAGTGTGGCACATCGGTCTAACGGAACCCCATCAGATACTAGAACAGACCCATCAGATGAAGATGCAGGAGACAAACTTCCTAAACGTACCCAGAGTCTCAAAACTCCTAAAAAGGTGGTGAAAGCTGAG
- the REEP2 gene encoding receptor expression-enhancing protein 2 isoform X4, protein MVSWIISRLVVLIFGTLYPAYSSYKAVKTKNVKEYVKWMMYWIVFAFFTTAETLTDIVLSWFPFYFELKIAFVIWLLSPYTKGSSVLYRKFVHPTLSNKEKEIDEYITQACDKSYETMMRVGKRGLNLAANAAVTAAAKGQGVLSEKLRSFSMQDLTLIRDEDTVHMRSRDPQLHPSGASLLETIEDSASCYSSGEESSVAHRSNGTPSDTRTDPSDEDAGDKLPKRTQSLKTPKKLPVRSVKARPKKKAAGSLASGESS, encoded by the exons ATGGTCTCCTGGATAATCTCTCGCCTCGTGGT GCTGATCTTCGGCACCCTCTACCCGGCGTACTCCTCCTACAAGGCCGTGAAGACGAAAAACGTAAAGGAATAT GTGAAGTGGATGATGTACTGGATTGTGTTTGCCTTTTTCACCACTGCAGAAACACTCACAGACATTGTTCTTTCTTG gtttcctttttatttcgaGCTGAAAATCGCATTTGTGATTTGGCTGCTCTCCCCTTACACCAAGGGCTCCAGTGTCCTCTACAGGAAGTTTGTGCACCCAACGCTCTCCAATAAGGAGAAG GAAATTGATGAATACATTACTCAGGCTTGTGACAAGAGCTATGAAACCATGATGCGAGTTGGCAAGAGAGGGTTAAACCTTGCTGCCAATGCAGCAGTTACTGCAGCTGCAAAG GGCCAGGGAGTTTTGTCTGAGAAGCTTCGAAGTTTCAGCATGCAGGATCTCACTCTGATCCGAGATGAAGATACTGTGCATATGCGGAGCCGTGATCCTCAGCTGCACCCCTCTGGTGCGAGTCTTCTGGAAACCATTGAAGACTCAG CTTCCTGTTACTCCTCAGGAGAGGAGAGCAGTGTGGCACATCGGTCTAACGGAACCCCATCAGATACTAGAACAGACCCATCAGATGAAGATGCAGGAGACAAACTTCCTAAACGTACCCAGAGTCTCAAAACTCCTAAAAAG